The Gemmatimonadaceae bacterium DNA segment GGTGGGGCACCTCCGATGCCCAGGGCCTCACCGAGTTCGAGTTCTTCGGCCGCCCCTGGGACAACCCGGCGATGTACGACTCGCTCTCGCCGATCCGCTACGTGCGCCAGGTGCAGACGCCGACGTTCATCCTGCAATCCGAAGAAGACCACCGCACGCCGATGACCGACGCCGAGCAGTGGTTCGCGGCGCTGGTCCGCCAGGGGGTGCCGGTGGAGTTCGTGCGCTATCCGCGGTCCACCCACGACCTTTCGCGCACGGGCGAGCCCTGGCTGCTGGTGGACCGGCTCGGGCGGCTCCGCGACTGGTTCGGGCACTGGTTGCAGTAGCCGCGTCGCGCATCCCGTCGCATCTTCTGCGGGGTCCCGCCGGCCAGTAGGCGCGGCGGGCTCCCCCTTTCCCCCCGAGCGCACCCCGTATGTCTGAACAGAAGGAAGAGTGGGGCACCAAGTTCGGCGCCATCCTCGCCGTCGCCGGATGTGCCGTCGGACTGGGCAACTTCCTCCGCTTTCCCGGCCAGGCGGCCGCGAACGGCGGCGGCGCCTTCCTGATCCCGTACTTCTTCGCGCTCGTGTTGCTCGGCATTCCGATCGCCTGGGCCGAGTGGACGATGGGGCGCTACGGCGGCAAGAAGGGGCTGCACGGCGCACCGATGATTCTCGGTGCCGTCGGGCGCGGCCGGCTCGCGCGGTACCTCGGCGTGCTGGGCGTGCTCGTCCCGCTGGGTGTCTCGACGTACTACGTGTTCATCGAGACCTGGACCTTCGCCTACTTCCTCAAGTACGTGACCGGCGGCATCGGCATCGACGCCACGGCCAGCATCGCGGAGCAGACGGCACAGTCGGGCAGCTTCTATTCGCTGGTCACCGGTGCCGACGGCGACGGCAATCTCTTCACTGGCGATTCGCGCTTCACCGTGATCAGCTGGGCGGTGGTGTTCGCGATCAATATGACGTTCGTATTCCGCGGGCTCGCCAAGGGCATCGAGCGCTTCATCACCTACGCGATGCCGGTGATGGCCGTGTGCGCCCTTGTCGTGCTCATCCGCGTGCTGACGCTCGGTACGCCGGACCCGGAGCGGCCGGACCAGAACGTGCTCAACGGGCTCGGCTATATGTGGAACCCGGACTTCACGGCGCTCACCAACTTCCGCACCTGGCTGGCGGCGGCGGGGCAGATCTTCTTCTCGCTCGGCGTGGGTTTCGGCGTGATCATCAACTTCGCGTCGTACCTCAAGCGCAAGGACGACATCGCGCTCTCGGGACTGACCGCCAATGCCACCAACGAGCTGTTCGAAGTGGGCTTCGGCGGAATGATCACGCTCACGGCCGCCTTCGTGTTCCTCGGGCTCAGCGGCACGGCCGGTGCCGTGGCGACCGGGTCGTTCGGCCTCGGGTTCAATACCTTGCCGGTGGTCTTCGCGCAAATGGGCGGTTTCCAGAACGTAATTGGTGCCGTGTGGTTCCTGATGCTCTTCCTCGCCGCCGTCACCAGCTCGCTGACGATGTACGCGCCGGCGGTGGCGCATCTGAAGGAAGCCACGGCCTGGTCGCACAAGAAGTCCACCACCGTCATCGCGGTGATCGGCACGATGGGTGCGCTGCTCACGCTGTGGTTCACGGCCGGCGGCGCCTTCTGGAGCACGGTGGACTTCTGGGTCGGGACCTACCTGATCTTCGTGCTGGCAATGGTGCAGATCATCTACTTCGGCTGGGTCTTCGGCATCGACCGCGGCTGGGCCGAGCTGCACCAAGGCGCGGCCATCCAGGTGCCATCCATCTTCAAGCTCGTGATGAAGTACGTCGCGCCGGCGTACCTCATCATCGTCTTCGTCGGCTTCTCGGTGCAGAGCCTGGCCGCCGAGCTGCGCAACTCCTGGGCGAGCACGGGCTCGCGGATGGGGCTGCTGACCATCGCGGCGCTGCTGCTCTACTTGGTCGTCGTGACCTGGTGGGGCGAGAAGCGCCTCCGCGCCGCCGGCGTGGACATCGACGACACTACTCCTGCTGACTGAGGCCCACCGATGACCATCTGGGGTTGGATCTTCATGACGGTGTCGCTGGCCTGCGTGTGGGGCGGCGTCATCTGGTGCTTCCGCAAGGTCCTCAAGACGACGCAAGAGGAGAAGGTGCCGGTCGGCTTCGGCCCCTGACCTGCGCGGCGACGGCCGGTGAGCCCGCGCTACGCCTTGGGCGCGGGCACGCCGGTCACACCGCCGGACACGATGAACGCCAGCACGTCCGAGCTCGGCGCGCCGATTGGCGTCACCCGCGCCGCCGGCACCACCACCAACTGCCCCGCGAAGTTGTACGACTGCGGGAAGTACACCGCGACGTCGTCGGCGAGCCCGAGATCCGCCAGCGATTTCTGCGTGATGAAGCCGAAGGTGCGCACCGCACCGTCCGCGCTCAGCGCCACCAGCACCGGCGAGTCGAAGCGCCGCTTCTCGCCCACGAACGCGTCGAGCAGGTCCTTGGTCGCGTTGTAGAGGATCCGCACGAAGGGCAGGCGGTCCAGCATCGCCTCCAGCGACTCCACGAGCGAGTTCCACAGCAGGTTGGAGCCGAGGAAGCCGACGAGGGTGATGGCGGCCAACGTGATCAGCAGGCCCAGTCCGGGAATCGGGATGCCGAGCCAGCCGTCGATCGTCGTGAGCGTCACCCACACCACCGCGGCGGTCACGGCGAGCGGGATCGTGAGGACGAGGCCGCGGAGGAAGTACGAGCCGAGTCGTTTCATTGGACGGGGCAACGGCAGAGGGAGACTGCGCGTACATTAGGCGTCGCTCGCTGAAGATAACCCCGACCCGACAGAACCGATGCGCCCTCGCTCCCTGCGCCGCCTTGCCTGCGCCGCCGCACTGGCCCTCGTCCTCCCGACGCTCCTGCTCGCCCAAGGCGAGCGCAAGGTGCTCACGCAGGACAGCTACGATCTCTGGCGCACCATCCTGCAGCCGACGCTGTCGCCGGACGGTCGTTGGGCGGTCTACACGCTCACGCCGACGGTCGGAGACGGCCAGCTCATCGCTCGCGCGACCTCCGGGAGCACGGAGTACCGCGTCTCTCGCGGCAGCACCGGGCGCCCGCTACAGTCGGTGACCGGCCAAGGGTTCACTGCGCAGGCTGCCCAGATCACGGGAGACTCGCGCTTCGTGGTCTTCCTGCAATACCCGACGCAGGGCGCGCTCGACTCGGCTCGCGCACGCCGCGCACGCCCCGCCGACCAGCCGCGGTCGGCGCTGGCCATCCTCTCGCTCACCGACGGCAACGTCGCGACCGTCGAGAAGGTCCGCGGCTTCCAACTCGCGCGTGATGGCGGCCGTGTCGTCGTCTACCAGCTTGAGGCAGACACCGCCGCCGCTGGCGCGGGTGCCGGTGGCAACGCCCGCGGCGCGCGTCCGGACTCCGCGGCCCGTCCTGCGCGCCGCAAGGACAGCGGCAGCCCGCTCGTCATCCGCGACCTCGCCAGCGGCGCCGAGACACGCATCGAGGGCGTGACGAATTACGTGTTGCACGACAGCGAGCGCTGGATCGCCTACAGCCGCACCGGTGCCGACTCGCTGGGCGTGGACGGTGTCTACGTGCGTGACCTCGGCACGGGCGCCGAGACCGCGCTGATGCGGGCCACCGGCAACTACAGGTCGCTGGCCTTCGACGAGGCGGGCACGCAGCTCGCTTTCATCAGCGATGCTGACACGTGGGGTGCCGAGACGGCGCGCTACGCGCTGTACCACGCCGCGCTCAGCGGGCCGCGCAACCGGCCGGGGCCACAGGCCGCCACGCGCATCGCCACTGCCGCCGACGTCGCGACGGGGATGGAGATCGCCGAGCGTTCGCGCGTGCAGTTCGTGAAGGGCGGCGGCGTGCTCGGCTTCGGCATCTCGCGTGAGCTGCCCGACTCGATTCCCGCCGACTCGCTGGCCGACAAGGCGGTCGTTGACCTCTGGCACTGGCAGGATACGCGCACGCAGCCGATGCAGCGCCAGCAGGCGGGGCAGGACCGCAACCGGCAGTACACCGCCGTCTGGCACGTCGCGTCGCGGCAGCTGCGCGTCCTCGGCTCGCCTGACCTCCCCAACGTCTCGCTCTCGGACGACGGTCGCACGGCCATTGCCGTGACGAACGTGCCCTACCAACTGGATGCCATTAGCGGGGAGGGCGGCAACGACGTTCACCTCATCAACACCGTCACCGGCGCATCGCGCCAGCTGGCCATCAAGATCCGCGGCGGTGCGCAGCTCTCGCCGGGCGCCAAGTACGTGACGTGGTGGGAGAACGGGGCCTGGCGCGTGCACGACGTCGCGGCCAACCGCACGCGTGAGCTGACCGCGGGCATCAGCGGCGTCTCGTTCGCGCAGGAGACGCACGACACGCCGAGCGAGCCGGGCTCCTGGGGCCTCGGCGGTTGGACGCGCAATGACGCCGTCGTGCTCGTCAACGACCGCTTCGACATCTGGGAGGTGGATCCGACCGGCCGGAGCGCGCCGCGCAACCTCACGGATGGCGTCGGGCGCCGCGACAGCATCGTGTTCCGCATCGTGAACCTCGATCCGGACGCGGGCGCCATCGACCCCGCGCAGCCGCTGCTGCTGCGCGCCTTCGACCGCCGCACGAAGGATGCCGGCGTGTACCGCGAGCGCCTCGGCGTGGCCGCCCAGCCCGAGCGGCTGCTGATGGCGCCCAAGACCTGGCCGGTGCTGCAGCGCGCGCGTCGTGCCGAGCAGTACCTCGTGGCCCGCGCCGACTTCCGCGAGTATCCCGACCTGTGGACGGGCGCGCGCTTCGACGCCCTTACGCGCATTTCGGATGCGATGCCCGAGCAGCGAGAGTACCGCTGGGGCAATGCGCGACTGCATCGCTGGCTCAACAGCGACGGCGTGCCGATGGAAGGCATCCTCTACACGCCTGAAGGCTTCGACCCATCCAAGCAGTACGCGATGGTCGTGTACTTCTACGAGCAACTCTCCGACAACCTGCACCAGTACCATCGGCCGGCCGGGCGCAACATCGTGAACCCGTCGGTCTACACCTCGCTCGGCTATGTGGTGTTCTTCCCGAACATCCACTATACACCGGGTTATCCCGGGCCCAGCAGCCTCAAGAGCATCGTGCCTGGCGTGCAGTCGCTGATCCAGGCGGGCTTCGTGGATCCCAAGCGCGTCGGCATCGGCGGCCAGTCGTGGGGCGGCTACCAGACGGCGTACATCGTGACGCAGACCAACCTGTTCGCGGCGGCCGTGCCGAACGCGACCGTCTCGAATATGACCTCGGCCTACGGCGGTATCCGCTGGGAGAGCGGCGTCGAGCGGGCGATCGTGAACTACGAGCGCGGGCAGAGCCGCATCGGCGGTTCGCTCTGGGAGTACCCCGAGCGCTACATCGAGAACTCTCCGTTGTTCTTCCTCGACCGCGTGACGACGCCGATGCTCTTCATGGCCAACGACAACGACGGGGCGGTCCCGTGGTACCAGGGCATCGAGCTGTTCGTCGGATTGCGCCGCCTGGGCAAGGAGGCGTATATGCTCAACTACAACGGCGACGCGCACAACCCGCGGAAGTATGCGAACCAGAAGGACATTGACCGGCGGATGCAGGAGTTCTTCGCGCACCACCTGCTCGGGCAGCCTGCGCCGGACTGGATGGTGCGGGGGATTCCGTTCTTGGAGCGGGGGAGAGATCAGCTCAATAGGTGACGGATGACGGATGACGGAAGGGGTGCGCACCGAATGCTGCGGTGCGCACCCCGTCCGTCTTCAGTCTTCCGTCTTGTAGCGCTACTTCGCGCCCGTCTCCGCCGGCGCCACCGTCTGCAGGTACTTCCAGATCGCCGTCATTTCCACCGGCGTCATCAGCTTGGTGGCCTGCACCGGCATCACGGGATTGATGGCCGAACCGTCCGGGCGCGTACCGTCCGTGAGCGCCTTGACGAAGGCTGGATAGTCGTAGGCGGCCAGTCCGGTCGGCGTGAGGTTGGATGCCTGCGGCCAGCCCGGCGGCGCACCGGAGATCGGGCCGCCGCTGTAGTTCGCGCCGTGGCAGCCAGAGCAGCCGCCTGCGGCCAAGTAGCGACCGTACTCGACGGTCGAGTCAGCGGGCACCGACGCCACCACATCCGTGGTGTGCGTGACCGCGTCGGCGGGGAACAGCGGCATCTTCCCGGCGGCGTAGAGGGCGCGCGCCACCGGACCGATGCGCATCGGGGGCGTCTCGCGGTCCACCGGGGCGACGGTGCGCAGGTAGGCGATGAGCGTGCCGACGTCCTCGTCCGAGAGCAGTTGGTACTCGTGCGAGGGCATAATGACGAGGCGGCGGCCGTCAGCCGCGACGCCGTGTCGGATGGCGCGTTCGAGGTCGGCATCGCTCATCTTGGCGAGCAGTCCGCCGCGTCCGGCGGTGATGTTGGGACCCGAGATGCGGCCGATGGGGAAGTTGTCGAGCAGCGTGAGGCCGCCGTAGTCCTCGCCGTGGCAATCGGCGCACTTGGCCAGCGCCTTCATCACGTGCTCGCCGCGGGCAACAGACGCGGAGTCGGTGGGTGCGACGAACGCGTGTGTGGCAGGCGGAACAGTCGCGTTCAGCTGCGCGTTGGACCACGTGTACAGACCGGTGACGCCAAGCAGGATCGCCACCGCGAAGATCGCCGCCGCGAGGCGTACGACCCGGAAAATCCGATTCACACAATACTCCTGTCAGGGGGTGCGGCAAACCTACGGCCGCCCCACCGGACAGGTTACAAGCCTCTGTCCGGGCACTAGGTTTGAGAAGCCATCGAACGCGGCCGCGTCCGCATCCGTCCCCCATCACGACCGTGGAGCTCGCTCGATGACCCTCGGACAGCGGCTATACGCCAACGCGCTGTACGCCGCGGCCCTCCTGGCCGTCTGGTACATCCTTTCCGGTAAGGCTGACCTCGTGCACTTGGGCACCGGGGCCCTGGCCGTCATCGCCATCGCCGCGACCATCGTGCCGGTAGAGGACGGTACGCGCATCCGCTGGTTGCGCGTGATGCTGTTCCTGCCCTGGCTACTCAAGGAAGTCATCGCCTCCAACCTGCACGTGGCGCGCGTCGTGCTCACCTGGCGCTCGCGCGTCAGCCCGCGCCTGCTGCAGCTCGATCCCCCGCTGCGCTCGCCGCGGGCCCGCGCCGTGCTCGGGATCGCCGCCACGCTCACACCCGGCAGTCTCACGGTGGACGTGGACGAGCAGACGATGCAGGTGCACGCCCTCGACGACGTCTCCGCCCAGGATGCCACGGACGGCGAGATGATGCGGCGCGTCGCCGAGCTCTTCGAGGAGTCGGCCCCGTGAGGCAGGTCTTCCTCGTCGCCCTGGTGCTGTTGCTCGCGCTGCTCCTGCCGTTCCTCGTGCGCGTGATCCGCGGGCCGTCGATCTTCGATCGCGTGGTGGCGCTCAACGGGCTCGGGACCGTGGTGCCGGTGATGCTCGTGCTCATCGGCCTGCTCTACGGCGCCGTCGAGCTCTACGTGGACATCGCGCTGGCCCTCTTCCTGCTCAACCTCTTCACGACGCTGCTCATCGCGCACTACGTGCGCCGCGGACGCGGGGCGGACGCGTGAGCGTACTCGACATCCTCGCCACGGCCTCCATCGCCATCGGGCTGTTCTTCCTGCTCGTGGGCGCGATGGGCATCCTCCGCCTGCCGGACCTCTTCTCGCGCCTGCACGTGACCGGTGTGCTCGACACGCTGGCGGTCCCGATGATCTTGGTCGGCGTGGCGCTGCACCTGGGGCTGCGACTGGTCTCGGTGAAGCTCGTGCTGGCGACGATCTTCCTCGCGGTCACGAGTCCGCTCGTGGGCCACCTGCTCGCGCGCGCGGCGCTTGAGGCGGGCGAGAAGCCGGCCCGCCAGGACTGACCGTGCTCATCTACGTCGCCGAAGTCCTCAGCCTGCTCGTCGCCGTGGTGGCCATCGCGCTCCTCGGCGTACGGCATCTGCTCACATCGGTGGTCCTGCTCTCGGTACTCAGCGCCGCGCTCGCGCTCACCTTCGCCATCCTCGGCGCCGTCAGCGTGGCCTTCTTGGAAGCCGTGGTCGGCACGAGCATCTCCACGATCTTCTTTATGGGCCTGATGCGCTGGGTGGATCCCTCGCAGCTCACGCGCAAGAGTCTTGGCGACCGCCTGCGCGCCGCGGTGCCGGCGCTCGGCCTGGGCGCGGTGCTGATGTACGGCATCAACGCCCTCCCGCGCTTCGGCAATCCGGCGGCGCCGGCGACGCAGCACGTCAGCCCCTACTACGCCGCCAATAGCGTCGCCGATATGGCCTCGCCGAACGTCGTCGGCGCGATCCTCGCGGACTACCGCGGCTTCGATACGATGATCGAGGCGGCGGTCGTCGTCACGGCCGTGCTCGCCTGCCTCCTCGTGCTCCGGCAGCGCGTATGATGCGGCCCTTCAATTCCCTGATGCTGCGCCTGCTGATGGCGCTGCTGCGCGGCGCCATCCAGCTCTTCGGTGTGTACGTGTTGCTGCACGGGCACTATGCGCCTGGCGGCGGCTTCGTGGCGGGGGCGCTGTTTGCCGCCGCGATGATCCTGCCGCGGCTCACGCGCGGCACCGCCGATGACGCGCTGACGCTCTCGCCGCGCGGAGCGCTCGTGCTCTCGGCGACGGGTATCCTGCTCTTTGCACTGGTCGCGGCCGTGCCACTGGCCCTAGGCGGACCCTTGCTCGACTTCGGCACGCTGCCGCTCGCCGACACCCTCGCCGAGCGCCGCTCGCTTGCCGCGCTGCTCATCGAGACCGGCGTGGCGATGGCGGTCGCCGGCGCGATGCTGTCGATCTTCCTCTCGCTCACCGCCGAGGAGGGCAAGACCGCGTGATGGACTACCTCGTCGGCCGGGGGCCCCTGTTGCTCTTCGTGGTGCTCGCCTGCCTGGGCGTGTACCTGATGATGAGCGAGCGCAACCTCTTCAAGGCCGTTGTCGGGCTGTACCTCTTCCAGACCGGCGTCATCGTGCTGTTCATCGCGATGGGCTTCCGCAGCGACGGCACGATCCCCTTCGCCGCCGAAGGCCGCGTGATGCACAACGCCTTGCCCCACGCAATGATGCTCACGGCCATCGTCGTCGGCATCGCGACCATCGGCGTCGCCATCGCGATCCTCCGGCGCATCCAAGCGGAGTTCGGCAGCATCGAGGAAGGCGGGGCGGGGGACGAGGGCGCGTGAGCCAGTCGCTGCCGGCGCTGCTTTTCTTCATCCCCTTCGTCGCGGCGCTGGTGGTCACGGCGCTCGCGCCGTTCGCACCCCGCGCCGCCCGGCCGCTCGGTATCGTCGCCTTGCTGGGGAGCACGCTCGCCGCGGTCGTCGGTTGGCAGCGTGTGCTTTCGGACGGCACGCTGCGGACCAGCCTCGGAGGATGGGCGGCGCCGCTGGGCATCGAGCTGGCCCTCGATCCGCTCTCCGCGTTGATGGCCGTGCTCGTACTCGGCACCGCGTCCATCGTGCTCGCGGCCACCGGCGCCTGCCTGCGCGAGGAGTTTGCCGGCCGCGAACCGTTCTTCGTCGCGCTGGCGCTGTTGCTGGTGGCCGGCCTCACGGGCATCGTCGTCACCGGCGACCTCTTCAACCTGTTCGTGCATCTCGAGGTCGCGAGCCTCAGTGCCTACGCCTTGGTTGCCGCCGGCGATCGCGGTGCGCCGCGCGCTGGCTTGCGCTACCTGCTCATCGGCAGCTTCGGCGCCTCGCTGTTCCTAGCGGGCATCGGGTTCATCTACGGCGGCACCGGCACGCTGAATATGGCTGACGTCGCCGAGCGCATCGGCAGTGCGGACCCGCGCCTGGTGCGCGTCGGCGGCCTGCTGATGGTGACGGGCCTCGCCGTGAAGATGGGCCTGTACCCGCTGCATCTCTGGATGCCGTCGGCGTACGCGCGCGGTCCCATCTCCTCGGCCGCCTTGATGGCGCCGCTGGTCACGAAGGTCTCCGCGTATGCGTTGCTGCGCGTGCTGTTCTGGACCTTCGGGCTGGGGTTGGCGGTCGGGGACTTGCCGCTGGCGGAAGCGACGGCCTGGCTCGGCGCCGCAGCGGTGGTCGCCGGCGGCGCGATGGCCTTCGTGCAGACCGACCTGCGCCGCCTGCTCGCGTACTCCAGCGTCGGGCAGATCGGCATCGTCGCACTGGGCATCGGGCTTGCCGATGTACCCGGCCTCACCGGTGCGGTCCTGCACATCACGAGCGATGCCATCGTGAAGGCGGCACTGTTCCTCGCCGCCGGGACGGTCGCGTTGCGCCTCGGCATCACCGAGGTGGCAGAGCTGCATCGTCTGCGCGGGCGAGCGCCGATTACCAGCGCGGTGCTCGCCATCGGTGGGCTCTCGCTCGTGGGCATTCCGCCGCTGGCCGGCTTCTTCGGCAAGTGGTACGTGCTGAACGCCGCGCTGGCCGAGGGCCGCTGGGCCTTCGTCGCGGCACTGGTCTTCGGGAGTCTCGCGAGCATCGGCTACGTGTTCCGGATGATCGAGCGGCTGTACTTCGTGCCCTCGCCGCTGGTGGCGGACGATCCCTCGCACGAGGGCCGCGGCGGGCTGGTGCTGGCGAGTGCGCTGTTCATCGTCGCTACCATCGCGCTCGGGCTCGGCAACGCCTGGCTGGTGGAGTACGCCGTCGTGCCGGCATTGCCGATGGCGGTGCTGC contains these protein-coding regions:
- a CDS encoding S9 family peptidase, encoding MRPRSLRRLACAAALALVLPTLLLAQGERKVLTQDSYDLWRTILQPTLSPDGRWAVYTLTPTVGDGQLIARATSGSTEYRVSRGSTGRPLQSVTGQGFTAQAAQITGDSRFVVFLQYPTQGALDSARARRARPADQPRSALAILSLTDGNVATVEKVRGFQLARDGGRVVVYQLEADTAAAGAGAGGNARGARPDSAARPARRKDSGSPLVIRDLASGAETRIEGVTNYVLHDSERWIAYSRTGADSLGVDGVYVRDLGTGAETALMRATGNYRSLAFDEAGTQLAFISDADTWGAETARYALYHAALSGPRNRPGPQAATRIATAADVATGMEIAERSRVQFVKGGGVLGFGISRELPDSIPADSLADKAVVDLWHWQDTRTQPMQRQQAGQDRNRQYTAVWHVASRQLRVLGSPDLPNVSLSDDGRTAIAVTNVPYQLDAISGEGGNDVHLINTVTGASRQLAIKIRGGAQLSPGAKYVTWWENGAWRVHDVAANRTRELTAGISGVSFAQETHDTPSEPGSWGLGGWTRNDAVVLVNDRFDIWEVDPTGRSAPRNLTDGVGRRDSIVFRIVNLDPDAGAIDPAQPLLLRAFDRRTKDAGVYRERLGVAAQPERLLMAPKTWPVLQRARRAEQYLVARADFREYPDLWTGARFDALTRISDAMPEQREYRWGNARLHRWLNSDGVPMEGILYTPEGFDPSKQYAMVVYFYEQLSDNLHQYHRPAGRNIVNPSVYTSLGYVVFFPNIHYTPGYPGPSSLKSIVPGVQSLIQAGFVDPKRVGIGGQSWGGYQTAYIVTQTNLFAAAVPNATVSNMTSAYGGIRWESGVERAIVNYERGQSRIGGSLWEYPERYIENSPLFFLDRVTTPMLFMANDNDGAVPWYQGIELFVGLRRLGKEAYMLNYNGDAHNPRKYANQKDIDRRMQEFFAHHLLGQPAPDWMVRGIPFLERGRDQLNR
- a CDS encoding sodium-dependent transporter, which codes for MSEQKEEWGTKFGAILAVAGCAVGLGNFLRFPGQAAANGGGAFLIPYFFALVLLGIPIAWAEWTMGRYGGKKGLHGAPMILGAVGRGRLARYLGVLGVLVPLGVSTYYVFIETWTFAYFLKYVTGGIGIDATASIAEQTAQSGSFYSLVTGADGDGNLFTGDSRFTVISWAVVFAINMTFVFRGLAKGIERFITYAMPVMAVCALVVLIRVLTLGTPDPERPDQNVLNGLGYMWNPDFTALTNFRTWLAAAGQIFFSLGVGFGVIINFASYLKRKDDIALSGLTANATNELFEVGFGGMITLTAAFVFLGLSGTAGAVATGSFGLGFNTLPVVFAQMGGFQNVIGAVWFLMLFLAAVTSSLTMYAPAVAHLKEATAWSHKKSTTVIAVIGTMGALLTLWFTAGGAFWSTVDFWVGTYLIFVLAMVQIIYFGWVFGIDRGWAELHQGAAIQVPSIFKLVMKYVAPAYLIIVFVGFSVQSLAAELRNSWASTGSRMGLLTIAALLLYLVVVTWWGEKRLRAAGVDIDDTTPAD
- the mnhG gene encoding monovalent cation/H(+) antiporter subunit G — encoded protein: MSVLDILATASIAIGLFFLLVGAMGILRLPDLFSRLHVTGVLDTLAVPMILVGVALHLGLRLVSVKLVLATIFLAVTSPLVGHLLARAALEAGEKPARQD
- a CDS encoding Na+/H+ antiporter subunit E — encoded protein: MTLGQRLYANALYAAALLAVWYILSGKADLVHLGTGALAVIAIAATIVPVEDGTRIRWLRVMLFLPWLLKEVIASNLHVARVVLTWRSRVSPRLLQLDPPLRSPRARAVLGIAATLTPGSLTVDVDEQTMQVHALDDVSAQDATDGEMMRRVAELFEESAP
- a CDS encoding c-type cytochrome; translation: MNRIFRVVRLAAAIFAVAILLGVTGLYTWSNAQLNATVPPATHAFVAPTDSASVARGEHVMKALAKCADCHGEDYGGLTLLDNFPIGRISGPNITAGRGGLLAKMSDADLERAIRHGVAADGRRLVIMPSHEYQLLSDEDVGTLIAYLRTVAPVDRETPPMRIGPVARALYAAGKMPLFPADAVTHTTDVVASVPADSTVEYGRYLAAGGCSGCHGANYSGGPISGAPPGWPQASNLTPTGLAAYDYPAFVKALTDGTRPDGSAINPVMPVQATKLMTPVEMTAIWKYLQTVAPAETGAK
- a CDS encoding DUF4040 domain-containing protein, whose protein sequence is MLIYVAEVLSLLVAVVAIALLGVRHLLTSVVLLSVLSAALALTFAILGAVSVAFLEAVVGTSISTIFFMGLMRWVDPSQLTRKSLGDRLRAAVPALGLGAVLMYGINALPRFGNPAAPATQHVSPYYAANSVADMASPNVVGAILADYRGFDTMIEAAVVVTAVLACLLVLRQRV
- a CDS encoding DUF502 domain-containing protein, whose product is MKRLGSYFLRGLVLTIPLAVTAAVVWVTLTTIDGWLGIPIPGLGLLITLAAITLVGFLGSNLLWNSLVESLEAMLDRLPFVRILYNATKDLLDAFVGEKRRFDSPVLVALSADGAVRTFGFITQKSLADLGLADDVAVYFPQSYNFAGQLVVVPAARVTPIGAPSSDVLAFIVSGGVTGVPAPKA
- a CDS encoding cation:proton antiporter subunit C — its product is MMDYLVGRGPLLLFVVLACLGVYLMMSERNLFKAVVGLYLFQTGVIVLFIAMGFRSDGTIPFAAEGRVMHNALPHAMMLTAIVVGIATIGVAIAILRRIQAEFGSIEEGGAGDEGA